TAGCTATGCTGATGCGTAATTCTCAAGAGGTTGGCTCATGGAATGAAGCTTTAACACTTTATCTAGAATCCAGACAAACAAACAAGACCATTGATGAGAAGGTGAAGAAACTCACTTGGTGGTCTCAGTATCTAGCAGATATCCCATTAACCGAAATTAATTCTAAGCTTATTTTGACGACGTTAGTAAAGAAAACTGACGTCACGCTAGCAACGAAGAATAGATATCTCGCAGAGATTAAGGGCTTTTTAAACTTCATCCACAAGGAGCTTGAGTGGATTGACCGTGTCCCTCATTTGAGAACCCACAAAGAGCGAGAAAAAAGCTTCTACAAGCTTACTGAGACAGATTCTGCTCGCCTTATTGATTGTGCTCCAGCCTTTCTACAACCCATCATCATATTTGCCTTAGCAACCGGATTTCGTGCTTCTAATATTATTGGGCTGAAATGGACTCATGTCGATTTGGAGCATCAAACACTGAAGGTAGATGCGGATTCTCACAAAAGTGGCTCTTCAGTCCTTATACCGATGAACAATATAGTTTTCGAACTACTGAGTTCTTTGCATAATTCGAAAAACTCCGTATTTGTTTTTCTCAATTATGATAATTCGCGTATTAAAGACTTAAATAGGAGAATATGGGCTAGGACGACAAAAGCTGCTGGTCTAGATGGACTGCGTTTTCACGACTTACGTCATAATTGGGCATCACGCCATGCTGAGAGTGGCACCGACCTATTAGCTATTAAAGAATTAGGGGGCTGGAAAACATTAGAAATGGTTCAGCGATACACACATCCATCGCTGAGTTATTTGTCACAGCAAGCAAACAATATTGTAAAAGAAAAAAATGATGCCTTTGTCACAAAGTCAGGTTGTGACAAAAAATCGTCACACTTTGTGGAAGTAAACGGGGTAATGATAGAAAAAGACAAGGCCCAGAAATGGAAAAACCTGATAGTTTTCAGAAAACTATCAGGTTCTAATAATGGTGCCTCGACCCGGGATCGAACCAGGGACACGCGGATTTTCAATCCAAAATTGGAAATCAAAGCAAAACATTGATTTATATAAACTTTAAATCATAAACCTTCCAAATAAATCCCTAATTAAATGCTCTGAAGGCCGCATAACTTCATCTGCCTGTTATGCGTTTTTGGAAAAAATTTTAAGGGGAATTAATCGCATGAATTTTCACTGGGGCTAAAAAGCAAAAACCCGAGCTGCAACTCGGGTTTTAGATATCAGTCGATTTTCGCAAGACGACCAATCAAATTTCAGCTTCATACTAGCTGAGGGGTATCCCTTTGTCTAGTGAAAAGGCCCGCCGAAGTCGACCCGTTTTTGCCCCAGCAAAAACGCACCAGGCATTGCGTATTTTACGTATCACTTCATGTTGGAAAGTTGTTGTTGGTGAAGTGTTCCTGGTGTTGAGTCGAACGGGGAATCCTTACATACGACTCAGCGTGCGACGCGCACTGCGACACTCTGAATTCGCAATTCAGAGGCGCTTACACTAGTGGGCAACGGGGAACCAACCACGGCCACCACATAAAAAACGGCGAGGCAATCTAGTCAACAGACGGGGATTAAAGTAAGCGCAGTTCGTCATAGGTGTGTCTCTCCAACGCGTAAGGGGGGCAAGAACCTAGCAGGTTCTACCAATAGTGGAGAGCAAGGCGGACTATCCTAAAACCTTTTGGTTGCAGGAGGTCGAGCCTATCTTGGAGCGCAGCGAAAAGATAGGCTCGTGTACCTTTATCAGTGTATACTTCCGCATAGCTAAATTAGGTGGTGATCTCCCTCAATCAACTGGACCGACCAGATAACTTGTAGTTTACACTTAAATCTTACTCTCTATAATCATTAATGAGCTCAGCACAGCGCATGTTTGAATTTTTAGTAAACATCCGCAGTCCTGAGCTTTTTGCTTTCAGGGATAAGATGAATAAGAAGATAGCTTTTTTTATAGATGGTGGATATTTCATCAAGCGTATGAAGTTCTACTATAGAAAATACTTCAATGGTTGCGGTGTAGATCTCACTCCTCAGATAGTTGTAAAGGTTCTCTATACTTTTATAAAAAGACATAGGGATAGTTTAGAGCGTCAGGACTTATACAGAATATACTACTATGATGCCCCACCTTTCGATGGTCAATATCGAGAGGCCGTGCCCAAACTTGAACACCGTGCTTCAAACGGCACTCCGTCGACAAAAAATTTCAAAACTGACCCTAGTACTATATTCCAGCAAGAGCTACATTCCTCACTTAAGAAATCAAGAAAGCTAGCGTTACGTATGGGAAAGCTAAGCAAAGCTAAGCGCTGGATAATGGATGAACGTGCTCAAAAGTCTATTTTGACTGGCGAAAAAGATATAAACGAGCTTGTTCCAGAAGACTTTTACTTAGATGTGAAACAAAAAGGTGTGGATACTAGGATAGGTATCGATATTACTACAGTTACACTAAGAAAGTTTGCAGATACGATTGTTCTTATAGCCAGTGACGCTGATTTTGTTCCAGCTGCAAAATTGGCCAGAACGCATGGTGTAGATGTAGTTCTAGATCCGATGCATGGAGATGTAGACCAAGACTTACAACTTCATATAGATGGTAAAAAGTCCTACGATATTGTTCATCTACTCTCTGAGTGTTTAGCTGTACGGCCAACAACAACTCCTAATTGGTGGAACGAAAACCGTTAAGGGCACAGTTTCTATGAAGAATAATGAACTAGAAAGTGAAGATAAGACTAACGAAGGTATAAATGCTCAATCTTCCGAGTCACTTTCTAATTTTTTGATACACCAAAAACTAACATCTATCGAAACTAAGCTATCAGAATCTATCAACCCGATAATGCTTTCTATAGTGGAACTTATTAAATCTGTCTTATTAGGTTGGCCAGCGCTTGGAATAATTTTCCTACTACTGTTTCAAGACCCTATCGGTAAAATTCTAGAAGTTCTCCCTAAAAAGCTCTTGAGCGCAAACGAAATTGGAATTGCAGGGCTATCACTGAAATCTACTATCAAAAAGGAGGCGCAGCGTTCAGGAATGACTGATTTGTCGAAGACATTACCAACTCTCTCTCCTGGCGCTATTGAATTACTTCTCAGCATTGAAAAAAATTCTAAGTACGGATTGATTTCTACATCGCGAAATGAAGAAAACGAAATCACCTCATTATATTTCCCTTCTCAAAAAATCCTCAAGAATATTGAAGAATTAAGAATGCAAGGCTTAGTAACTTTAGAAACCAGTGGCCTAGAAAGGGATGTTAGAGAGGGATTAGACGCTGCTAATGCGCTAATTAATCAAATTAAAAATGAACATCCAGGAAGCGGTAATAGCGATACAGGTGTATGGGTCCTTTCAAAACCAATCTCAAATGAAGAAAATAATGCTACGATTATGTGGGGTAAGACTGAATTAGGAGAAAAAGCCGCAGATATAATTATAAGTGCAGTGGCCAATTCCTTGACTCCTGTAGCCGAAACTCCGGCTGAACCTGAATAATAATGAGCAATCACATTTAGTGTCTTTGATCATTACTAAGTGTTTTTTTAAAAAATATCGCCCAAAAGGCTATTACTGCTAATATCATTAAATTGCTGACAATTACTGGTCCCATAACCTTCCCCTCTTTTCGCTTCAATTTGGCATGCCAAATTGAATAATAGCCCAGTTTAACGTAAATATACTGCTGTGATCGCCTCTCTCAAATGGCCTAGCTCATGAGATACCGTTTTATACGCTAGGCTCCTCGATAACCCTACTCGTTGAAGCTCTCTCATTCTTTCTTGCGCGTAACTGTGTCTTACACCATGCGCTCCACTAGAACGGAACAATGTTCTTTTTGATGCAGCAGAGAAGCTGCTGGACCAATTATTACCTCCGCCTATGTTGTAGTGGGAACGGTAAAATATTCCCCTGTCTTTAACTTTCTGTGGTTCAGCGAATCGGCGCGATTCGAGCTTTTCGACCAGGTGAACGGGTATCAATACTTCTCTTTCCAATCCACCTTTTCCAACTACGGTGTAGCGCATACCGTTACGAGCATTAAATAGAGTGTTTTTTGTTTCTTCTCTTTCCTGCCGATATTCAACCTCTCTATGTTCAAGGGGCTTGAGCGTATAAAGTTCATGAGCTCGCAATCCTGCTGCATAAGATATTTGAGTCGCCAAAGCGTGTTTTTCAGATTGTGCAGAAGCTATCATAGACACTTGCTGGTTGGTATATGCTCTGCTTTTTTCGATTTCATCTTTAGCAGACTTGATGAAAGATAGACGATCCTTTTTATCGGAAATATCCAGTGCTTTGGTTACATTGAGCATCATTGCCTGGATAGCTTGACGCTCCTGATCCAGTGTTTTTTGCCCTACTTCCTCAGAACGAACATCAAGGTATTGCTTGGCTTGCTCGGGAGTAAGCTCTCTTAAGCTAATGTTAAATTGTTGATTAACGTAACGAGCAACTTTCTTAAGGCAGTTAGTATACCCTCGGGCTGTGCCTATAGATTTGATCGGATTATCTCGGCCTTGCATACGAGCCATAACTTTTACAGCTTGTTTCTGTGCAACACTTTCCGATTTTTGAGGGCTGAGCGGGCTTTTCCTAAACCTAGCCATTCTTTTTCACCCAGCGATATACCGTAGACCAAGCCACATTGACTTTCTTTTCTTTGACTAGAAAGCGATGAATTTGAGCGGTCGTACTCCCTGCTCGATGAAGTGCGATGAGGGCATCTGAATGTTCGTCCAAACGAGAGCGATAAAATCTCGGTTTTCTAATTACCTTAGTTAACTGCTTTAACTTCTCTGTCTCTTTTTGAACATCAAATTCTTCAATCATATTTTACCTATAATGAGTTGTTAGAAAATCATTCACTCGTTGAGTGAATGCGGTCCCAGATGATAAAAACCACCTGGGCCGTTTCGCCCCAGTTCGACGCATAGCGTCAGGCTCGGACTGATCTCGCCAAAATTCTCATTACGTGTAA
The nucleotide sequence above comes from Alteromonas naphthalenivorans. Encoded proteins:
- a CDS encoding tyrosine-type recombinase/integrase — its product is MVYKKSNSKYWFTKFQVSFADKVKRVHCSTKETVKSRAEHFEHRLRDETLAMLMRNSQEVGSWNEALTLYLESRQTNKTIDEKVKKLTWWSQYLADIPLTEINSKLILTTLVKKTDVTLATKNRYLAEIKGFLNFIHKELEWIDRVPHLRTHKEREKSFYKLTETDSARLIDCAPAFLQPIIIFALATGFRASNIIGLKWTHVDLEHQTLKVDADSHKSGSSVLIPMNNIVFELLSSLHNSKNSVFVFLNYDNSRIKDLNRRIWARTTKAAGLDGLRFHDLRHNWASRHAESGTDLLAIKELGGWKTLEMVQRYTHPSLSYLSQQANNIVKEKNDAFVTKSGCDKKSSHFVEVNGVMIEKDKAQKWKNLIVFRKLSGSNNGASTRDRTRDTRIFNPKLEIKAKH
- a CDS encoding NYN domain-containing protein; protein product: MFEFLVNIRSPELFAFRDKMNKKIAFFIDGGYFIKRMKFYYRKYFNGCGVDLTPQIVVKVLYTFIKRHRDSLERQDLYRIYYYDAPPFDGQYREAVPKLEHRASNGTPSTKNFKTDPSTIFQQELHSSLKKSRKLALRMGKLSKAKRWIMDERAQKSILTGEKDINELVPEDFYLDVKQKGVDTRIGIDITTVTLRKFADTIVLIASDADFVPAAKLARTHGVDVVLDPMHGDVDQDLQLHIDGKKSYDIVHLLSECLAVRPTTTPNWWNENR
- a CDS encoding site-specific integrase, translating into MARMQGRDNPIKSIGTARGYTNCLKKVARYVNQQFNISLRELTPEQAKQYLDVRSEEVGQKTLDQERQAIQAMMLNVTKALDISDKKDRLSFIKSAKDEIEKSRAYTNQQVSMIASAQSEKHALATQISYAAGLRAHELYTLKPLEHREVEYRQEREETKNTLFNARNGMRYTVVGKGGLEREVLIPVHLVEKLESRRFAEPQKVKDRGIFYRSHYNIGGGNNWSSSFSAASKRTLFRSSGAHGVRHSYAQERMRELQRVGLSRSLAYKTVSHELGHLREAITAVYLR